From a region of the Besnoitia besnoiti strain Bb-Ger1 chromosome I, whole genome shotgun sequence genome:
- a CDS encoding putative eukaryotic initiation factor-1A (encoded by transcript BESB_001530) has protein sequence MSPAAQYRPASALYCGLCAEDAHKTESVAAHFIEQQTRRPQRSRWRPSHLARPLVSLFRAGYVCFCLLHSPELANTCLVFCLSAGKGGKNRRRGKNDNEGEKRELQYKEDGQEYGQVLRMLGNGRLEAYCFDGVKRLCHIRGKMRKRVWVNSGDIVLVSLRDFQNDKGDVIAKYNPDEARLLKQYGELPANAKINESDVFGDEDGGGGGIDFQEDSDVSEESSDEEDGGKKNKDMDIDDVSFGRAGNGAASSAVRAP, from the exons ATGTCCCCTGCCGCGCAGTACCGTCCCGCCTCTGCACTTTACTGCGGTCTATGCGCTGAAGACGCACACAAAACGGAAAGTGTAGCCGCGCACTTCATTGAGCAACAAACACGAAGACCACAACGCAG TCGGTGGCGCCCCTCTCACCTCGCTCGTCCCCTcgtgtctctttttcgcgcTGGATACGTGtgtttctgtcttcttcaTTCGCCTGAACTCGCGAACACGTGTCTGGTCTTTTGCCTCTCTGCAGGAAAGGGCGGAAAGAACCGCCGGAGGGGGAAGAACGACAATGAAGGAGAGAAGCGTGAACTCCAGTACAAGGAGGATGGACAGG AGTACGGTCAGGTTCTGCGCATGCTGGGCAATGGACGCCTGGAGGCCTACTGCTTCGATGGCGTGAAACGCCTCTGCCACATTCGCGGCAAGATGAGGAAGCGCGTTTGGGTGAACAGCGGAGACATCGTtctcgtctcgctgcgcgaCTTCCAGAACGACAAAGGCGACGTCATTGCCAA ATACAACCCCGACGAGGCTCGGCTGCTGAAGCAGTACGGCGAGCTTCCAGCCAACGCGAAGATCAACGAGAGCGACGTTttcggcgacgaagacggcggaggtgGAGGCATCGACTTCCAGGAGGACTCCGATGTTTCGGAAGAGAGCtctgacgaggaagacggtGGAAAGAAGAACAAAGATATGGATATCGATGATGTAAGTTTCGGGAGGGCGGGGAACGGGGCAGCTTCTTCAGCCGTGAGAGCCCCGTGA
- a CDS encoding Ctr copper transporter family protein (encoded by transcript BESB_001540) — MKAVSEQQRAPGRRGAVPASLSRLPFSRNRGEVFSVLRFASALNVFCLFLSLLASSPLPTPPAARSSGSRAASHSALPWSLSAPLLGAEASSGPPNFPSDEEGELSKLLAGLEALKTEGEVNGTAPADPPAKDAATAPATPDAAGDSQQEGKDCCKGKTVRDDSGSEGAVAAGGTGSKDSPSDAGVDAAARGRKRRRLQRALRRKEGCCGGEKGGEQSKGEEKEEGCCGAKNRAKVAAEAAGGGGCCGGGGKDASVAGAAGAKSMKAKACCTGEMQEEQGDAAGGHVAAKGHKSSCCGVMPMSFQNSYHTVILFHSWETLEKWQYVLSILACIVLGMISVILKVVRLRVEFVLVQRDRAAEDRAASEGAAKGSSLPSASVRHRLCMGFPIKQNAYRMVEAFIIYGYDYLLMLIVMTYNVGLFFAVTGGLALGFFFFGHMLRLKAEDGGHELDGEGGGHRRQGMSEDYRGDPCCCGT, encoded by the exons ATGAAGGCCGTTTCTGagcagcagagggcgccggggaggcggggggctgtccctgcgtctctgtctcggcTCCCGTTCAGCAGAAATCGAGGGGAAGTCTTTTCGGTGCTacgcttcgcgtctgcgttgaatgttttttgtcttttcttgtctctcttggcctcctcccccctccccacgccgcccgcagcgcgcTCGTCTGGGTCGCGGGCAGCCTCGCACTCCGCTCTGCCCTGGTCGTTGAGCGCGCCGTTgctcggcgcggaggcgagctcCGGGCCTCCGAATTTCCCCAGCGATGAGGAAGGAGAGCTCTCGAAGCTTCTCGCGGGTTTGGAAGCCCTTAAAACAGAGGGCGAGGTGAACGGCACTGCGCCGGCAGACCCGCCTgcgaaggacgcggcgaCTGCGCCCGCGACACCTGACGCCGCAGGAGATAGTCAACAGGAAGGAAAGGACTGCTGCAAAGGCAAAACGGTACGCGATGATTCCGGTTCCGAGGGCGCGGTTGCCGCTGGCGGCACGGGGAGCAAAGATTCCCCCTCCGACGCGGGGGTCGACGCAGCCGCAAGAGGcaggaagaggcggagactcCAGCGCGCGCTGAGGCGTAAGGAAGGATGCTGCGGAGGGgagaagggcggcgagcaATCCAAGGgtgaagagaaggaagagggcTGCTGTGGGGCCAAGAACAGGGCGAAAGTCGCggccgaggccgcaggcggcgggggctgctgtggcggaggcggaaaggacgcgagcgtcgcgggcgcagccggcgcgaaATCAatgaaggcgaaggcgtgcTGCACGGGCGAAATGCAGGAGGAGCAAGGggacgcggccggcggaCACGTTGCTGCCAAAGGCCACAAGTcgtcctgctgcggcgtcaTGCCCATGTCTTTCCAGAACTCGTATCACACTGTTATTCTCTTCCACAGCTGGGAGACCCTCGAA AAATGGCAATACGTGCTGTCGATTCTGGCCTGCATTGTCCTTGGGATGATCTCGGTTATTTTGAAGGTTGTTCGCCTGCGAGTTGAGTTCGTCCTCGTTCAGCGGGACCGGGCAGCCGAAGACAGGGCCGCgtcggagggcgcggcgaagggctCTAGTCTGCCCTCTGCCTCAGTCAGGCATCGCCTCTGCATGGGCTTCCCCATCAAGCAAAACGCGTACCGCATGGTGGAGGCGTTCATCATTTACGGCTACGACTACCTACTCATGCTGATTGTCATGACGTACAACGTTGGCCTGTTCTTCGCTGTCACCGGTGGTCTCGCGCTcggcttctttttcttcgggCACATGCTTCGCCTCAAGGCGGAAGACGGGGGACACGAGCtggacggcgagggcggcggccaCAGACGGCAAGGCATGTCGGAGGACTACCGCGGCGACCCCTGCTGCTGTGGCACGTAA
- a CDS encoding tetratricopeptide repeat-containing protein (encoded by transcript BESB_001550) — protein MEKEGGQKGDNQTLIRPSDPAVADAAAPTLMSPSSLPASQSRASSLLADPSAPSSSSPACDFASGGSTAGPAAHAARTAELLRLIFSSASAPARAFRFVPFRSSSSSSGTTGTRGAAGAAEDRAVGGPRAKCTQESPQSVSDSGGDPRASPGKPDADAALKALQAHLRQASLASADDGSSEKSLYAAFSRVESGDRRSNTFSKDESPRLGGAPVGADTQAPVPSPSRPSLACLTPASALDSSSCASASGSRFSASSSEDTASASASVSVLRGVATSVTADASARGGVDGLPEGVASADARDLSSVSSASASLDSLTQQARMRNFSGAPQASARSRPGLSLPLGALPASAAAALVSVKPRVPPGLAVSSSQLAQAAASVSPLPASAFPAETAHRAGGREVEGAAAAVSEFERDVENPACTEKALRALLQEWPVLSPAAVAESVKRRQAEEARAAEGKKRPRSDGRRTLERDDELDGSHSLFQERVACFSRLSQELRRTLRFEKETTESEEDAEKPDGSKDDADSESAAHTEAEGAKAKRHQADRDSDERCVRAFDDALSKLLRKVSEAQRRHPWKKGRPRDEEEEGYGEKVAVRAIRRSFLSSYRPLPPAPAKPKREEAGAGGASPPSSPASSASPPYGASWSLALPAETEEAASLFALLDAAHTQTLAVQRKFASDQERPSPSVFASSSSAASSATSSPSSTFFASPSPASSFSASSSSASPPLASSARSGSTAGTPPAQAPSPAGITVKVRHINEGVSDLSLWMLGSAHAAAWRAGIRDELLREASSGEQRKEAEGGGSARGEPAAASGGAEDAQEKVRREEEHLQRLKDVYVGTVRKLQRLSPDELIEGSFIIDRVIGPEEIQRTIMFGRHGRREFLQVLERPGVVVRGWVVRCDSSRALLLVRLVAAEVYPLPEDVAAPSASTTSSSPAPTREAAARPGAGPPASASAAASASPVSASRRRLLRTECDIGSSGLYGALPLAAIGPYECKGGQASGCVGRFLPVGTAIRACLADFQSASSSPFGRSGAPGAKPSVSSRASSPRANESGADNEGRLDDATLNDAHAHVLLTLRPPLYLAAPDSPVPLQKPLGFTAAHQQDSLFMRCQYEDYFPIVALQPPTLATAKALCAESAAKEGEAGTGVLRLRQGSSGPSAFAFSWWDGGASLLRQRLPFILFSDPRVKNYGGLGHKLRLFDLLRSHFFSFALSAGVFPATCRWRKTAAEAERELQQRREETRRLEKERRALLRERRRKAAEGEGSQPSAEEDEEEPHDAEEDRYLGLGTFLTDEQSNQWAQQRLQQGVAAARKGDLGAAMECYEAALLLKPKYIDALVARGAAHANRLDYEKALEDLNAALAQEPQHPNALKYRRIVLLRMANQKKSEEEASGAKKTAGHRAASRTPSPTTTRAKMPPQGLPATPALPGGSRLGAQEVDQPHVPTAVSLAAGGGQLAAAGVAAGAQGLGATSEVQPAAGFSSTPRPTGGFSSALASGFSSVPTKGFSSALVGVGGFSSAPSGFSSAPPGGFSSAPLSAGGFSSRPPTGVPFNASVAAAAAANAAAAASAINLAAAEKERARLLALQGDKRLSLFRNVTQKELLMKQQLAHAMDLEQRVREKRLRAEQEAAQNQAAGDKKKTRPSEDRQTGSRRARHEGTSQQCVGVDEARKRRGQSIQNVHVHLCVCVDNANTVRARLPW, from the exons ATGGAAAAGGAAGGAGGGCAGAAAGGAGACAACCAGACTCTGATACGCCCATCTGATCCTGCCGTCgctgacgccgccgcgccgacccTCATGTCTCCATCTTCCTTGCCCGCTTCTCAGTCCCGggcctcgtctctcctcgctgacccttcggcgccttcgtcttcttcccccgCGTGTGACTTCGCCTCTGGGGGGTCGACGGCCggccccgcggcgcacgcagctcGCACTGCagagctcctccgcctgaTTTtttcctcggcctccgcgcctgcgcgagcctTCCGGTTTGTCCCCTTccgctcttcgtcgtcctcctcggggACTACGGGCACGCGTGGGGCTGCGGGGGCCGCGGAAGACCGTGCAGTGGGGGGCCCGCGGGCCAAATGCACCCAAGAGTCCCCACAAAGTGTCTCTGACTCGGGAGGTGACCCGCGTGCTTCGCCTGGCAAaccagacgccgacgcggcgttGAAAGCTCTGCAAGCGCATCTGCGACAGGCAAGTCTTGCTAGCGCGGATGACGGCTCCTCTGAGAAAAGTCTTTACGCGGCGTTCTCTCGTGTAGAAAGTGGAGACCGACGCTCTAACACCTTTTCGAAAGACGAGTCTCCTCGCctaggcggcgcgcctgtcggCGCTGATACGCAGGCGCCTGTACCGAGCCCTTCCAGGCCGTCTCTGGCTTGTTTgacgcctgcctctgctttAGATTCGTCGTCGTGCGCCTCGGCCTCAGGGAgtcgcttctccgcgtcgtcgtctgaagataccgcgtctgcctccgcctcggtttctgtcctgcgcggcgtcgccacaTCCGTCACTGCCGATGCttcagcgcgaggaggcgtaGACGGCCTGCCGGAAGGCGTTGcttctgcagacgcgcgcgatcTTTCCTCTGTGTCTTCTGCATCTGCATCGCTCGACAGCCtcacgcagcaggcgagaaTGCGGAACTTTTCgggggcgccgcaggcgtccgcgaggTCCAGGCCCGGCTTGTCGCTTCCTCTtggcgcgctgccggcctctgctgcggctgcgctggTCTCTGTCAAGCCGCGCGTCCCTCCTgggctcgccgtctcttccagccagctcgcgcaggccgcggcgtcggtctCGCCCCTTCCGGCCTCCGCGTTccccgcggagactgcgcaccgggcgggcggcagagaggtcgagggcgccgctgcggcggtcTCAGAGTTCGAGAGAGACGTCGAGAACCCTGCCTGCACCGAAaaggcgctccgcgcgcttctgcagGAGTGGCCGGTGctctcgccggcagccgtGGCGGAGAGTGTCAAGCGGCGgcaagcagaagaggcgcgagccgcggaggggaagaagaggcccaGAAGCGACGGGCGGAGGACGctcgagcgagacgacgagcTGGACGGCAGCCACTCTCTCTTCCAGGAGCGCGTCGCGTGCTTTTCCCGCCTCAGCCAAGAGCTGCGAAGGACGCTGCGGTTtgagaaggagacgacggagagcgaagaagacgccgagaagcCAGACGGGAGCAAGGACGACGCAGATAGCGAAAgcgccgcacacacagaggcggagggagcgaAAGCCAAACGCCATCAAGCAGACAGGGATTCAGACGAAAGATGCGTCCGCGCATTCGATGACGCACTCAGCAAACTCCTGCGAAAAGTGAGCGAGGCACAGCGGCGCCATCCATGGAAGAAAGGCAGGCCgagggacgaggaggaagaaggctaTGGG GAAAAAGTTGCGGTCCGCGCCATCCGGCGGAGCTTCCTCTCTTCCTACCGCCCGCTGCCCCCTGCGCCAGCAAAGCccaagcgagaagaggcaggcgctggcggcgcatcTCCCCCTTCTTCACCTGCTTCCTCGGCTTCTCCTCCCTATGGGGCTTCCTGGAGTCTCGCCTtgccggcggagaccgaagaagccgcgtcgctctttgCGCTCCTTGACGCAGCTCACACGCAGACTCTCGCGGTCCAACGCAAGTTCGCTTCCGACCAGGAGCGCCCGTCTCCCTCTGTctttgcctcctcttcttctgccgcttcttctgccacttcgtctccttcctccacTTTTTTTGCGTCACCGTCTCCTGCATCCTCGttttctgcctcctcttcgtctgcctccccGCCTTTGGCCTCTTCTGCGAGATCTGGCTCGACTGCTGGCaccccgccggcgcaggcgccgtcaCCCGCAGGCATCACTGTGAAGGTGCGGCACATCAACGAGGGCGTTAGCGACCTTTCGCTGTGGATGCTGGgttctgcgcacgcggcggcctggCGCGCAGGCATCCGCGATGAGTTGCTTCGCGAAGCGAGTTCTGGCgagcagagaaaagaggctgagggcggaggaagcgcgagaggggagccggctgcggcgagtggcggcgccgaggacgcgcaggagaaggtgcggagagaggaggagcaTCTTCAGCGCCTCAAGGATGTCTACGTGGGAACCGTTCGAAAACTGCAGAGGCTCAGCCCCGACGAACTCATCGAGGGCAGTTTCATCATTGACAGAGTCATTGGACCTGAAGAG ATTCAACGCACTATCATGTTTGGCCGccacggccgccgcgaatTTCTTCAG GTGTTGGAGCGCCCCGGCGTCGTCGTTCGTGGCTGGGTGGTTCGCTGCGATtccagccgcgcgcttctcctcgttCGACTCGTCGCCGCTGAAGTCTATCCGCTACCAGAAGACGTGGCGGCTCCGTCTGCCTCCACgacctcgtcttcgcccgcgcccactcgcgaggcggcggctcgtcCCGGCGCCGGCCCGCcggcttccgcgtctgcggcggcctccgcgtctccagtctccgcgagtcggcggcgcctcctgagGACTGAGTGCGACatcggcagcagcgggctCTACGGCGctctgccgctcgcggccaTTGGTCCTTACGAG TGCAAGGGCGGGCAGGCGAGCGGGTGCGTAGGGCGCTTTTTGCCAGTAGGAACAGCGATCCGCGCGTGTCTGGCGGACTTTCAGTCGGCGTCGAGTTCTCCGTTTGGGCGCTCCGGCGCTCCGGGCGCGAAGCCGTCCGTGagttcgcgcgcgtcctcccctCGAGCGAACGAGAGTGGCGCCGACAACGAAGGTCGTTTGGATGATGCGACTTTGAACGACGCCCACGCTCACGTCCTTCTcacgctgcggccgcccttGTACCTGGCAGCTCCCGACTCGCCAGTGCCTCTGCAGAAGCCACTCG GTTTCACGGCGGCGCATCAGCAGGACTCGCTGTTCATGCGTTGCCAGTATGAGGACTACTTCCCGATCGTCGCTCTTCAGCCGCCgacgctggcgacggcgaaggccttGTGTGCGGagtcggcggcgaaggagggagaggcggggaCTGGggtgctgcgcctgcgtcagGGGTCTTCAGGGCCGTCTGCGTTTGCTTTCTCGTGGTGGGatggcggcgcgtctctgcttcgccagcgcctgccgtTCATTCTCTTCAGCGATCCGCGCGTGAAGAACTACGGAGGCCTTGGGCACAAGCTGCGGCTCTTTGACCTGCTTCGCTCGCACTTTTTCTCCTTTGCGCTCTCCGCTGGAGTCTTCCCGGCGACCTGCCGCTGGCGAAAaaccgccgcagaggctgagcgggagctccagcagcgccgcgaagaaacgAGGCGACTTGAgaaggagcgacgcgcgctgctgcgggagaggcgcaggaaggccgcagagggagagggcagcCAGCCgtccgcggaagaagacgaagaagagccgcacgacgcagaggaagaccgATACTTGGG CCTGGGAACGTTTTTGACGGACGAGCAGAGCAACCAGTGGgcccagcagcgcctgcagcagggcgtcgctgcggccaGGAAAGGCGACCTGGGCGCGGCGATGGAGTGCTACGAGGCCGCCCTGCTCCTGAAGCCCAAGTACATTGACGCACTCGtagcccgcggcgccgcgcacgcgaacAGG CTCGACTACGAGAAAGCCCTAGAAGACCTGAATGCCGCGCTGGCTCAGGAGCCGCAACACCCCAATGCCCTGAAGTACCGGCGAATCGTGCTGCTCCGGATGGCGAACCAGAAGAAAAGCGAAGAG GAGGCCTCAGGCGCGAAGAAAACTGCGGGTCACCGTGCCGCTAGTCGGACACCCTCGCCCACAACGACTCGAGCGAAGATGCCCCCGCAGGGCCTTCCCGCGACCCCGGCCTTGCCCGGCGGCTCTCGTCTTGGAGCCCAAGAGGTAGACCAGCCGCATGTGCCGACCGCCGTGAGCTTGGCCGCCGGGGGGGGtcagctggcggcggcgggcgtggctgcgggcgcgcagggctTGGGCGCGACTTCGGAGGTGCAGCCCGCGGCAGGTTTTAGCTCGACGCCGAGACCAACGGGAGGCTTCAGTTCAGCTCTAGCAAGCGGTTTCTCCTCAGTGCCGACGAAGGGTTTTTCCTCGGCGCTCGTGGGTGTGGGAGGCTTCAGCTCGGCTCCGAGCGGCTTCagttcggcgccgcctggagGTTTCAgttccgcgcctctctctgcaggtgGGTTcagctcgcgcccgccgaccGGCGTGCCCTTCAACGCCTCTgtggcggcagcagccgcagcgaacgcggctgcagcggcgagcgccatcaacctcgcagctgccgagAAGGAACGAGCGCGGCTGTTGGCCCTGCAGGGCGACAAAAGGCTGTCTCTTTTCCGAAACGTGACTCAGAAGGAGCTGCTGATGAAACAGCAGCTGGCGCATGCCATGGACCTCGAGCAGAGAGtccgcgagaagcgccttcgcgcggagCAAGAGGCCGCCCAGAACCAAGCCGCGGGAGACAAAAAGAAAACTCGGCCAAGTGAGGACAGGCAGACGGGCTCACGGAGGGCCCGCCATGAAGGGACGAGCCAGCAGTGCGTCGGCGTAGACGAAGCAAGGAAACGCCGAGGCCAGTCAATCCAGAATGTGCATGTTCActtatgtgtatgtgtggaTAACGCAAACACTGTACGGGCACGTCTACCGTGGTAG
- a CDS encoding ribosomal protein RPL27 (encoded by transcript BESB_001560), whose amino-acid sequence MVKLLKSGRVVVVLNGRHAGKKGVVVNTWEGSKERQFAFCLVAGIEKAPLKVHKKMPAKKIEKRMRVKPFLKYINVNHLMPTRYTVSSDMDVKTLVPEDAMRTSDDRKAAKKGLKKIFYEKFTNPVNDKVGKVSKDLLFLRKKLRF is encoded by the exons ATGGTGAAGCT TCTGAAATCCGGCCGCGTTGTGGTCGTCCTCAACGGACGCCACGCGGGGAAGAAGGGTGTCGTCGTGAACACCTGGGAGGGAAGCAAAGAGAGGCAATTCGCCTTCTGCCTTGTCGCCGGTATCGAGAAGGCGCCCCTTAAGGTGCACAAGAAGATGCCCGCGAAGAAAATCgagaagcgcatgcgcgtcaaGCCCTTCCTGAAGTACATCAACGTCAACCACTTGATGCCCACACG ATACACCGTGAGCAGCGACATGGACGTCAAGACCCTCGTCCCCGAAGATGCGATGAGAACCTCTGACGACCGCAAAGCCGCCAAGAAGGGACTGAAGAAGATCTTCTACGAGAAGTTCACCAACCCCGTCAACGACAAGGTCGGAAAGGTCAGCAAGGATCTCCTCTTCTTGCGCAAGAAGCTGCGATTCTAA
- a CDS encoding hypothetical protein (encoded by transcript BESB_001570) produces MWFGLAFSSPTAAAVPAAPADQDNPVFVTACSSQAGYFAGDVFRCILQMHAPPYASCDRPVAVSASVQLCGVLSTSASRSPLLDSPRQNRYRHAALPFYRSGEGASLGDFAGDRGKGSREKLRSRDTSNSAEASQDHLPVCPSSQSSTADKRDPIFLSLFSSGSKLLFLSDPHVVADNFVFNEPGITSSFGYECCLPSFLPPTFNGSTTKVNYYLCLTATKRLVHQRAAPGDAQPPPAASTSFLRLPIRLLGSPNRHMPVLPTLGPPVLPPPVSQSAPLSRSDSRRTGSPELSSSGFPRRPGQTASSSSSSAPSFRSRFHLPNVLRVFGGGSISSGSARQSPRERAPDPTASSVTGGDTEPISFRYLTKSWEGGDLAAQTIRNVDPAALDDRFLPECLGSDVSSLWADERRREQEAYYREEEPDNPSAFSSPRCALQETLGLWNASRNTRVYGSAYTDVLCAASSSLPLRPGDAVAGLRAFPSSSFDGEIEYEGCGEPNHAEDSVLDASRDGLSADSGTLDSNDVKTPLVGGKTSRGDEDRNNQRRVSDSATREEMGTRRHEAPGPGVASSVASPERSSSSHPLSPGAAAFLQAFVEAGEFPSAGTKTHPASQDDLEEGFGESEGFLPATGSPASTPSRALLRTIVDGDDDAPFGMPGEASVQRREHFRISRNGQFLCLVSLPGVPFLSFRRERSDSARPKPTAEADAGSSAPCIPLGGSFGVRLSFEGATSRTYEVHLSVVREETPLRPRPSVSSADQAPSSGGGLAAPRPRAFEGECLRREGARLAQVVWEQQEVVVSVEECSLVAHVPAIHPPSFETDTVQVTYALVFQFLCVAEEQTGVRSAPTASLGNSHATAAGAPGGGAVNLNAGDGQDAEEGEEIPALPQKLSRDKVLGLSWELPLIVLPPSFGDEASREAPQEALWVGGGWEAVGDAAGAAAWERRAENAAGSFFDLDAGSGDHTGGEDDTPHHLQLLYSASGSAMLAGDGARLLQRGVCV; encoded by the exons ATGTGGTTTGGCCTGGCTTTCTCGTCTCCAACGGCTGCAGCCGTTCCCGCTGCTCCCGCTGACCAAGACAACCCCGTTTTCGTTACAGCGTGCTCTAGCCAAGCAGGCTACTTTGCAGGGGATGTGTTTCGCTGTATACTGCAGATGCACGCTCCGCCATATGCCTCGTGTGATCGTCCCGTGGCAGTGTCCGCGTCGGTACAGCTGTGCGGAGTTCTCTCTActtctgcctctcgcagTCCTCTGTTGGACTCTCCCAGACAAAACCGATACCGCCACGCGGCTTTGCCGTTCTATCGCAGTGGTGAAGGCGCATCGCTGGGGGATTTtgccggcgaccgcgggaAAGGCTCCAGAGAGAAATTGAGAAGCAGGGATACCAGTAAttctgcagaggcgtcgcAGGACCATTTGCCTGTTTGCCCGTCAAGCCAGAGCAGCACCGCGGACAAGAGGGACCCTATTTTTCTTTCCCTCTTCTCTTCGGGGTCGAAGCTTCTGTTCCTCTCTGATCCTCACGTTGTCGCGGACAACTTTGTTTTCAACGAACCAGGAATCACCTCCTCCTTTGGCTACGAGTGTTGCCTTCCCTCGTTCCTCCCTCCAACCTTCAACGGGTCGACGACGAAAGTGAACTACTACCTCTGTCTGACGGCGACAAAGCGGTTGGTGCATCAACGAGCTGCGCCAGGGGACGCGCAGCCAcctcctgccgcctccacgtcttttctgcgtcttccaATTCGGTTGCTGGGCTCCCCCAACCGGCACATGCCTGTCCTCCCTACGCTTGGGCCTCCGGTCCTTCCCCCACCCGTGTCTCAGAGCGCTCCGCTGTCGAGGTCGGACTCGCGCCGAACAGGGAGCCCTGAGCTCTCGTCTTCGGGGTTTCCCCGCAGGCCGGGTCAgaccgcctcctcctcctcgtcttctgctcCCTCCTTCAGAAGCCGATTCCACCTGCCGAATGTGCTCCGCGTGTTTGGGGGCGGCAGCATCTCCTCCGGTTCAGCTCGCCAGTCGCCCCGCGAGCGTGCCCCCGACCCGACGGCGTCGAGCGTGACCGGCGGTGATACCGAGCCCATTTCGTTTCGCTACCTCACCAAGTCCTGGGAAGGTGGAGacctggcggcgcagacgattCGCAACGTCGATCCCGCAGCCCTCGACGACCGGTTTCTACCCGAGTGCCTGGGGTCAGacgtgtcttctctctgggCGGAtgagcgacggagagagcAAGAGGCCTACTATCGGGAAGAAGAGCCTGACAACCCGTCGGCGttctcgtcgcctcgctgtgcGCTCCAGGAGACCCTCGGTCTGTGGAACGCCAGCCGAAACACGCGGGTGTATGGATCAGCGTACACCGacgtcctctgcgcggcgtcgtcgagccttcctctgcggccaGGAGACGCGGTggcggggctgcgcgcgtttccctcgtcttcgttcgACGGCGAAATCGAATACGAGGGTTGTGGAGAGCCAAATcacgcagaagacagcgTCTTGGACGCATCGAGAGACGGCCTTTCAGCTGACTCCGGTACTCTCGATAGCAACGATGTGAAGACACCGCTCGTTGGGGGCAAGACCTCTCGTGGCGACGAAGACAGAAACAACCAGAGACGTGTGTCGGACTCGGCTACGCGTGAAGAAATGGGAACGCGTAGGCACGAGGCTCCCGGTCCGGGGGTAGCTTCATCGGTGGCGTCCCCAGAACGCTCAAGTTCATCCCATCCGCTGTCTCCCGGGGCTGCCGCGTTTCTTCAGGCCTTCGTGGAGGCCGGCGAGTTCCCTTCAGCGGGAACCAAGACACATCCTGCGTCGCAAGATGACTTAGAAGAAGGATTCGGCGAAAGCGAGGGGTTTTTGCCCGCGACGGGCTCTCCGGCCTcgacgccttctcgcgccttGCTGCGCACCATAGTGGATGGCGACGACGATGCACCGTTTGGCATGCCTGGCGAGGCTTcggtgcagcgccgcgagcactTTCGCATTTCCCGTAACGGGCAATTTCTGTGTCTGGTTTCTCTTCCGGGGGTGccttttctgtcttttcGCCGCGAGAGGTCCGACTCTGCGCGTCCCAAGCCaaccgcggaggcggacgccggcagctccgcgccctgTATCCCCCTGGGCGGCTCGTTCGGCGTGCGCTTGAGTTTCGAGGGCGCCACGAGTCGAACTTACGAGGTTCATCTGTCTGTCGTccgcgaagagacgccgctTCGTCCCCGCCCCTCCGTCTCCTCAGCCGACCAGGCGCCGTCCTCTGGGGGGGGGCTGGCGgcccctcgccctcgagcgTTCGAGGGCGAatgccttcgccgcgagggagCGCGAC TGGCGCAGGTTGTGTGGGAGCAGCAGGAGGTTGTTGTGAGTGTCGAGGAGTGTTCGCTCGTTGCCCATGTCCCTGCGATCCACCCGCCCTCCTTCGAAACGGACACTGTTCAAGTCACCTACGCCCTCGTGTTTCAGTTCTTATGTGTGGCGGAGGAGCAGACGGGGGTGCGTTCTGCGCCTACAGCCTCGCTGGGCAACAGTcatgcgacggcggccgGGGCTCCCGGGGGGGGTGCCGTCAATTTGAACGCAGGTGACGGACAAgatgcagaggaaggcgaggagattCCCGCTCTGCCGCAGAAACTCTCTCGAGACAAGGTTCTAGGCCTCTCCTGGGAACTGCCGCTGATTGTGCTCCCCCCTTCGTTCGGCGACGAAGCCTCACGAGAGGCCCCCCAAGAAGCGCTCTGGGTGGGGGGCGGGTGGGAAGCTgtaggcgacgcggccggcgccgctgcgtgggAGAGAAGAGCCGAAAACGCTGCCGGCAGTTTTTTCGATCtcgacgcaggcagcggcgaccaCACGGGTGGCGAAGATGACACCCCCCACCACCTACAGCTGCTCTACAGCGCCTCCGGAAGCGCGAtgctcgcgggcgacggcgcaagGTTGCTGCAGAGGGGAGTATGTGTTTAG